One Candidatus Hydrogenedentota bacterium DNA segment encodes these proteins:
- a CDS encoding class I SAM-dependent methyltransferase, which produces MKMNSLEKLMVNNPLRTLMLRKLATSLLRRADTTLAGKSVLEIGCGQGADTDLLLRHCGADRVVAFDYDPAQLARARVRHCSSNERRAVLFQGDAARLPFGDAQFDVVVEFAILHHVPEWPLALREIARVLKPDGLFLYEEYLRGFTANPVVKVFLVHPKDGMFTAETFYAEMDRAGLARDPRQLRWGQWRLAGTARRAV; this is translated from the coding sequence ATGAAGATGAATTCGCTCGAGAAGCTGATGGTAAACAACCCGTTGCGCACGCTCATGCTGCGGAAACTGGCCACTTCGCTGTTGCGGCGCGCGGACACGACGCTTGCCGGCAAATCGGTTTTGGAGATTGGTTGCGGTCAGGGCGCGGACACGGACTTGTTGTTGCGGCATTGCGGCGCGGACCGGGTAGTCGCATTCGATTACGATCCGGCGCAATTGGCGCGCGCGCGGGTGCGGCATTGTTCGAGCAACGAACGGCGCGCGGTGCTGTTTCAGGGCGATGCGGCGCGGTTACCGTTCGGGGACGCGCAATTCGACGTGGTCGTCGAATTCGCGATTCTCCATCACGTGCCGGAATGGCCGCTCGCGCTGCGCGAAATCGCGCGCGTGCTGAAGCCGGACGGGCTCTTTCTATACGAGGAATACTTGCGCGGGTTCACGGCGAACCCGGTGGTGAAGGTCTTCCTCGTGCATCCCAAGGACGGGATGTTCACCGCGGAGACGTTCTACGCGGAAATGGATCGCGCTGGACTTGCACGCGATCCCCGGCAGTTGCGCTGGGGACAGTGGCGGCTGGCTGGCACGGCGAGAAGAGCGGTTTGA
- a CDS encoding exo-alpha-sialidase — protein MRSRRATYRLPIAAASMFVLSAQFACGAVVFTGPAPLNSNAASDSANDFTPRIATDRDDTFVVVWASQSKLTEPGNGDFDIFFARSVDDGATWSSVATLNDGADSDSVDDSSPDIATDGTTWIAAWSSDRSAGMGDVVDTDIFFSRSTDGGQMWSAAAVLNSNATSDLIDGDGAPRIVNDPTGIWICAWTSDADLDGSNSDSDIVFARSTNDGDSWSAPAFLNSNAANGSSDDGNAFLAVRDAGTWIAVWESNDTFGGAIGSDYDILFARSTDGGETWSDAQPLNSDAATDQGATPAGNDAGARVLNLGGETWLATWHRHLGGGLTEILYARSTDDGMSWSDPMVLDSPNSGSKSGQNRLFMSPIQIRWSTWNTGKGSPHLSPTLFGVAMSDSSVEPPDGKGGLSGSDYDLRIYFASEDGKQWTDPEFANTNAFDDSRDDNNPELAADESGHVVLVWSSFDSLGNTIGTDADILVSTVTIGGLTELLTPNGGEKWKRGKKKKIEWVTNVDSAEDVRLDLLRNGNKVKTITNGAPNDGSFKWKVPDNLDKGGGYQVEIRLDSDPSVKDSSYYDFRLK, from the coding sequence ATGCGATCTCGCCGCGCAACCTATCGTCTGCCCATCGCCGCCGCGTCGATGTTCGTCCTGTCCGCCCAATTCGCGTGCGGTGCCGTCGTCTTTACCGGCCCCGCGCCGCTCAACTCGAACGCCGCGTCGGATTCGGCAAACGATTTCACCCCGCGCATCGCCACCGATCGCGACGATACCTTCGTTGTCGTGTGGGCGTCGCAGAGCAAACTGACCGAGCCGGGCAATGGCGATTTCGACATTTTCTTTGCCCGGTCGGTGGACGATGGCGCTACGTGGAGTTCGGTGGCGACGCTGAACGACGGCGCAGACAGCGACTCCGTCGACGATTCGTCGCCGGACATTGCCACGGACGGAACCACGTGGATTGCCGCCTGGAGTTCCGATCGATCCGCGGGCATGGGCGACGTCGTGGACACAGACATTTTCTTCTCGCGCTCCACGGACGGCGGCCAGATGTGGTCGGCGGCGGCCGTGCTCAACTCGAATGCAACCTCGGACCTTATCGACGGGGACGGCGCACCCCGCATTGTTAACGATCCGACAGGAATCTGGATTTGCGCATGGACGTCCGACGCGGACCTGGACGGATCGAATTCCGATAGTGACATCGTCTTCGCGCGGTCGACCAACGACGGCGATTCGTGGAGCGCGCCCGCGTTCCTCAACAGCAACGCGGCGAACGGCTCGAGTGACGATGGCAACGCCTTTCTCGCCGTGAGAGACGCTGGAACGTGGATCGCCGTGTGGGAATCGAACGACACCTTTGGCGGCGCCATCGGAAGCGATTACGACATCCTATTCGCGCGCTCGACCGACGGGGGCGAAACGTGGAGCGACGCACAACCTCTCAATTCCGATGCGGCCACCGATCAGGGCGCGACCCCGGCGGGTAACGATGCAGGCGCCCGGGTGCTGAACCTCGGCGGCGAGACATGGCTGGCCACGTGGCACCGGCATCTCGGTGGCGGCCTCACCGAGATTCTGTACGCGCGCTCGACCGACGACGGCATGTCGTGGTCTGACCCCATGGTGCTCGACAGTCCGAATAGCGGATCGAAATCCGGGCAAAATCGGCTCTTTATGAGCCCGATTCAGATTCGATGGTCCACCTGGAATACCGGCAAAGGATCGCCGCATTTGTCGCCTACGCTGTTCGGTGTTGCGATGTCGGATAGCAGCGTCGAGCCGCCGGACGGCAAGGGCGGTTTGTCGGGAAGCGACTACGACCTGCGCATCTATTTCGCCAGTGAAGACGGGAAACAATGGACCGATCCGGAGTTCGCAAACACAAACGCGTTTGACGACTCCCGCGACGACAACAACCCGGAACTCGCCGCGGACGAATCCGGCCATGTCGTCCTCGTGTGGTCATCGTTCGATAGCCTCGGCAACACCATCGGTACCGACGCGGACATTCTCGTCTCCACGGTGACTATCGGCGGGTTGACTGAATTGCTCACGCCCAACGGCGGCGAGAAATGGAAACGCGGGAAGAAGAAGAAAATCGAATGGGTGACCAACGTCGATTCCGCGGAAGACGTGCGACTGGACTTGCTCCGCAACGGAAACAAGGTGAAGACGATCACCAACGGCGCACCCAATGATGGGTCGTTCAAATGGAAAGTGCCTGATAATCTCGATAAAGGCGGCGGATACCAAGTCGAGATTAGGTTGGATTCCGATCCCAGCGTCAAAGATTCCAGTTACTACGATTTCCGATTGAAATAG
- a CDS encoding arylsulfatase, whose product MRHIKRRDFLSALGAGALAAALPGHRDTCAAAADRLPNIVIILADDMGFGDLACQNPESKIPTPNLDRLASRGMRFTDAHSPSAVCSPTRYAMLTGTYAWRSPLKQSVLWTWDGPLIAPDTLTLGGMLRERGYTTACIGKWHLGWDWPTTDGSRINDTVALGDYSLEARKAFNDKIDLTRPIANGPTARGFDYYFGDDVPNFAPYCFIENDRCTERPTASKPDDMFGTPGPMVPGWKLDAVMPAITRKAVDFIKAAPGAAPFNKQADKPFFLYFPLTAPHTPVAPAAEFIGKSEAHRYGDYVCEVDWAVGQVVSALEETGQIDHTLIVFTSDNGSPANDGEKMDGRPRSLLQYGHNPSYIYRGIKADIWEGGHRVPFIACWPGRIPKGVVSTEPICHVDLMATCAAIVNYPLPDNAAVDSCNVLPALEGRTNDTPVREAIVHHSIDGTFAIRKGKWKLILGRGSGGWSGKGDANDPPVQLYNMSTDVTESRNVQANHPEVVAELEGLLRKYQQEGRSVPHRTSAAE is encoded by the coding sequence ATGCGGCATATTAAAAGGAGAGATTTCCTTTCCGCATTGGGCGCGGGCGCGCTGGCTGCCGCATTGCCCGGCCATCGTGATACATGCGCCGCAGCCGCGGATCGACTGCCCAACATCGTGATCATTCTCGCGGACGATATGGGGTTCGGCGATTTGGCGTGCCAGAACCCGGAATCGAAAATCCCGACGCCGAATCTCGATCGTCTCGCGTCGCGTGGGATGCGGTTTACGGACGCGCATTCGCCCAGCGCGGTGTGTTCGCCGACGCGGTACGCCATGTTGACGGGCACGTATGCGTGGCGATCCCCTTTGAAACAGTCGGTGTTGTGGACGTGGGACGGGCCGTTGATCGCGCCGGACACGCTGACGCTTGGTGGCATGTTGCGCGAGCGCGGTTACACGACTGCGTGTATCGGCAAATGGCATCTCGGGTGGGACTGGCCGACGACGGACGGTTCGCGCATCAACGACACCGTGGCACTGGGCGATTACAGTCTCGAAGCGCGGAAAGCGTTCAACGACAAGATTGACTTGACGCGGCCCATCGCCAACGGCCCGACCGCGCGCGGGTTCGATTACTACTTTGGCGACGACGTGCCCAACTTCGCGCCATACTGCTTCATCGAGAATGACCGCTGTACGGAACGACCAACGGCGTCAAAACCCGACGACATGTTTGGCACGCCCGGGCCGATGGTCCCGGGTTGGAAACTCGATGCGGTCATGCCGGCAATCACGCGTAAAGCGGTCGACTTTATCAAGGCCGCGCCGGGGGCCGCGCCTTTCAACAAGCAGGCGGACAAGCCGTTCTTCCTATACTTCCCGCTCACCGCGCCGCATACGCCGGTCGCGCCCGCGGCGGAATTCATCGGCAAGAGCGAAGCGCACCGCTATGGCGACTATGTTTGCGAAGTGGACTGGGCGGTTGGGCAAGTCGTGAGCGCCCTGGAAGAGACGGGGCAGATCGACCATACCTTGATCGTATTCACGAGCGACAACGGTTCCCCCGCGAATGACGGGGAGAAAATGGACGGCAGGCCGCGTTCACTGCTCCAGTACGGTCACAACCCAAGTTACATTTACCGCGGAATCAAGGCGGACATTTGGGAGGGCGGTCACCGCGTACCATTTATTGCGTGCTGGCCGGGCCGCATTCCGAAAGGCGTCGTTTCCACGGAGCCGATTTGTCACGTCGATCTGATGGCCACCTGCGCGGCCATAGTGAACTATCCCCTGCCGGACAATGCGGCGGTCGATAGCTGCAACGTGTTGCCCGCGCTTGAAGGACGCACGAACGACACGCCGGTCCGCGAGGCGATCGTCCACCACTCGATCGACGGTACGTTCGCGATCCGCAAGGGCAAATGGAAACTCATTCTCGGGCGTGGCTCCGGCGGATGGAGCGGGAAAGGCGATGCGAACGACCCGCCCGTGCAACTCTACAACATGAGTACCGACGTGACAGAGAGCAGAAACGTCCAGGCGAACCACCCGGAAGTCGTCGCCGAACTTGAAGGCTTATTGCGAAAGTATCAGCAGGAAGGGCGAAGCGTTCCGCATCGCACCTCCGCGGCGGAGTAG
- a CDS encoding helix-turn-helix domain-containing protein, whose product MTAVAFLHSRAVRRVLERASRAAGMPAAIHHVDDEGHEGRKLGGCGQCAACAYIAKLPGGADACQASRVRSSQYALSVTKPATFLCHMGFACVSVPALPSTGQRFVLTMGPYCPAEAPELLMEDAMRGLVALGHAKMPFFPVPLTDINHIRGESVPALAEWTVDAIAQLWQAEQADAESAEPTDSPRGKRTRGRPRRLRSKSPDTSPYRGAEIAAALASGDQTLARTLVKTGIAEVDTSAELQLSARRARAVALTSAVLEAAERAGRNTTRSWEEFPAFLNAVRHAAADTDLVKAVMALLSPLVPRRQTDTHDSVLAELDRAVMGRMPEAVQLGEIAERLGKHPTAITHHLQRKYGLSFSQYVARLRIDKAKELLRRTRLGIGEVATRVGINDQSNFTKQFRKFEGLSPVQYREQYRTGR is encoded by the coding sequence GTGACGGCGGTCGCCTTCCTGCACTCGAGGGCGGTGCGCCGGGTGCTGGAACGCGCGTCCCGCGCGGCGGGCATGCCGGCGGCCATTCATCACGTCGACGACGAGGGGCACGAAGGCAGGAAACTTGGGGGCTGCGGCCAGTGCGCGGCGTGCGCGTACATCGCCAAATTGCCCGGCGGTGCGGACGCATGCCAGGCTTCCCGCGTCCGTAGCAGCCAGTATGCGCTTTCGGTCACGAAGCCCGCGACCTTTCTGTGCCACATGGGGTTTGCGTGCGTATCCGTTCCCGCGCTGCCGTCGACCGGTCAGCGGTTTGTCCTTACGATGGGGCCGTATTGCCCGGCCGAAGCGCCGGAATTGCTAATGGAAGACGCCATGCGCGGGCTCGTGGCCCTGGGGCACGCGAAGATGCCGTTCTTTCCCGTGCCGCTGACGGATATCAATCACATCCGTGGCGAAAGCGTCCCCGCGCTCGCGGAGTGGACGGTTGACGCAATCGCACAACTTTGGCAGGCGGAACAGGCAGACGCCGAGTCTGCCGAACCCACGGATTCGCCGCGGGGCAAACGCACGCGTGGCCGTCCGCGCCGCTTACGCTCGAAGTCTCCAGATACTTCGCCCTACCGGGGCGCGGAAATCGCTGCGGCGCTCGCGAGTGGCGACCAAACCCTCGCGCGCACCCTTGTAAAGACAGGCATCGCCGAGGTCGATACATCCGCCGAACTGCAACTTTCGGCGCGGCGCGCGCGCGCCGTCGCATTGACCAGCGCTGTGCTCGAAGCCGCCGAGCGCGCGGGACGCAACACCACGCGCTCGTGGGAAGAATTTCCCGCGTTCCTCAACGCCGTGCGTCACGCCGCGGCGGACACAGACCTCGTGAAAGCGGTGATGGCCTTGTTGTCGCCGCTCGTGCCGCGCCGTCAGACTGACACGCACGACAGCGTCCTTGCCGAACTCGACCGCGCCGTGATGGGCCGCATGCCCGAAGCCGTACAGCTTGGCGAAATCGCCGAGCGTCTCGGCAAACACCCGACAGCCATCACCCACCACTTGCAGCGGAAATACGGCCTGTCGTTCAGCCAATACGTCGCCCGTCTCCGCATCGACAAGGCCAAAGAGCTCCTCCGCCGCACACGTCTCGGCATCGGCGAAGTCGCTACGCGCGTCGGCATCAACGACCAATCCAACTTCACGAAACAATTCCGCAAGTTCGAAGGGCTATCGCCGGTGCAGTACCGGGAGCAGTACCGGACGGGACGGTAA
- a CDS encoding MBL fold metallo-hydrolase produces MIRFCLLGSGSSGNATYIEADGSKILIDNGLSYRQLESRAAQADITFDGLKAIFVTHEHADHVAGVGVLTRKVNVPVYMTRGTADRLPPGIGKLNDIRYFEAGDDITLNGMRVGSFSVCHDAADPVSFVVEACGTKLGLAADLGHTTTLVRQRLAHSHGLIVESNYCPDMLRRSSYPAMIRQRINSDFGHLSNRDAGKLLAHILHDALRLVVLVHISEENNTKELAQTAAAQAMRGHAAELHVAWQDRPTPVFEIRP; encoded by the coding sequence GTGATTCGGTTTTGCCTGCTCGGCAGCGGCAGCAGCGGTAACGCAACGTACATCGAAGCGGACGGCAGCAAGATCCTGATTGACAACGGGTTAAGCTACCGTCAGCTTGAATCGCGCGCCGCGCAGGCTGACATCACGTTTGATGGGCTCAAGGCGATCTTTGTCACGCATGAACACGCCGACCACGTTGCGGGGGTAGGTGTTCTCACGCGCAAGGTGAATGTCCCGGTCTATATGACCCGAGGCACCGCGGACAGGCTCCCGCCCGGAATCGGCAAGTTAAACGATATCAGGTACTTCGAGGCGGGCGACGACATCACGCTGAACGGGATGCGGGTCGGCAGTTTCAGCGTTTGTCATGACGCCGCCGACCCGGTCAGTTTCGTTGTGGAAGCGTGCGGAACCAAGCTGGGCTTGGCCGCCGATCTCGGCCACACGACCACCCTTGTACGCCAGCGGCTCGCCCACTCCCACGGCCTCATTGTCGAGTCGAACTACTGCCCCGACATGCTCCGGCGGAGCAGTTACCCCGCGATGATCCGGCAGCGGATCAACAGCGATTTCGGCCACCTCAGCAACCGCGACGCCGGGAAACTGCTGGCGCACATACTGCACGACGCGCTCCGCCTGGTCGTCCTCGTCCACATCAGCGAGGAAAACAACACCAAGGAACTGGCCCAGACCGCCGCCGCCCAGGCCATGCGCGGCCACGCCGCGGAACTGCACGTCGCCTGGCAGGACAGGCCCACGCCGGTGTTCGAGATTCGCCCGTGA
- the rpoN gene encoding RNA polymerase factor sigma-54, with protein sequence MMHMEHRLSQNLSQRLMLTQKMQQAIQILQLSGIELEQYLQKELEQNPVLEQLVKEPKPETVQPPAPATSDGATIEDTAFNLDDYATQWTDFRREGTDFSRNPDLAERRDHYQNSITKEESFSSMLLTQLRLAAQDEKTIEIGELIIGEIDGKGYFTGSLADIASEAGASVDEVDRVLRMIQRFEPTGVGARDVVECLQLQIDVEYPHVPELKVLVAEHLEALEHRQIPKIAKEMRVSVERVEELKEMLAKLNPWPGLEYSSEPTQYVTPDVIVEKIDDEIVVYLSDDSLPALRINEDYRRMMGNGKCTREEKAYLRDKVESAKWLIRNVEQRQQTILRIARAIVDVQQDFLERGIEYIKPLTLQEIADRVGVHEATVSRTTRGKYMQTPQGLFEMKFFFSPGLKRDSGEAQSSKSVQSIIKKMIDDEDKSKPLSDQKIADMLKAKGLNIARRTVTKYREALGILPTSMRRSYQEA encoded by the coding sequence ATGATGCACATGGAACACCGGCTGTCGCAGAACCTGTCGCAACGGCTGATGCTGACCCAGAAAATGCAGCAGGCAATCCAAATCCTGCAGCTTTCGGGTATAGAACTAGAACAATACCTGCAAAAAGAGCTCGAACAGAACCCCGTCCTCGAACAATTGGTCAAGGAACCCAAGCCGGAGACGGTCCAACCGCCCGCCCCCGCCACGTCAGACGGGGCAACCATCGAGGACACGGCGTTTAACCTCGACGACTACGCCACCCAGTGGACCGACTTCCGCCGCGAGGGCACGGACTTCTCCCGGAACCCGGACTTGGCCGAGAGGCGGGACCATTACCAGAACTCGATCACGAAGGAGGAGTCCTTCTCGTCCATGCTGCTGACCCAGCTCCGGCTGGCCGCGCAGGACGAGAAAACCATCGAGATCGGCGAACTCATCATCGGGGAGATCGATGGGAAGGGCTATTTCACCGGATCGTTGGCGGACATTGCGAGCGAGGCTGGCGCCTCGGTAGACGAGGTTGATCGGGTGCTGCGCATGATTCAACGGTTCGAGCCGACGGGTGTCGGCGCGCGCGACGTAGTCGAGTGCCTGCAGTTGCAGATCGACGTCGAGTATCCGCACGTGCCGGAGTTGAAAGTCCTCGTCGCGGAACATCTCGAAGCGCTCGAGCACCGGCAGATTCCGAAAATCGCGAAGGAGATGCGCGTCAGCGTCGAGCGCGTCGAAGAACTGAAGGAAATGCTCGCCAAACTGAACCCGTGGCCCGGCCTCGAGTACAGCTCCGAACCGACGCAGTACGTCACCCCGGACGTCATCGTCGAAAAAATCGACGACGAGATCGTCGTGTATCTCAGCGACGATTCGCTGCCCGCGCTGCGCATCAACGAAGACTACCGACGCATGATGGGCAACGGGAAGTGCACGCGCGAAGAAAAGGCCTACCTGCGGGACAAGGTCGAGTCGGCAAAGTGGCTGATCCGCAACGTCGAGCAGCGGCAGCAGACCATCCTGCGCATCGCGCGCGCGATCGTGGACGTGCAGCAGGACTTCCTCGAACGCGGCATCGAGTACATCAAGCCGCTGACGTTGCAGGAGATCGCCGATCGCGTCGGCGTGCACGAAGCGACCGTCAGCCGCACTACGCGCGGCAAATACATGCAGACGCCGCAGGGCCTGTTCGAGATGAAGTTCTTCTTCTCGCCGGGGCTGAAGCGCGACAGCGGCGAAGCGCAATCGTCGAAAAGCGTGCAGTCGATCATCAAAAAAATGATCGACGACGAAGACAAGAGCAAACCGCTCAGCGATCAGAAGATTGCCGACATGCTGAAGGCAAAGGGCCTCAACATCGCGCGGCGCACGGTAACGAAATACCGCGAAGCGCTCGGAATCCTGCCCACGTCCATGCGGCGCTCCTATCAGGAAGCGTAG
- a CDS encoding HD domain-containing protein gives MSDSSGRSDSSGPRPYSPRIVEAFAFSHGIHANHTRKGSGVPYITHVMSVAAIVGEHGGDEDTFIAALLHDAVEDGDGYATLEKVRAQFGARVADMVEACSDAFEKPKPKWRERKEQFIESMRSAAPEVKLIVAADKLHNLCATIGDYEAIGEEVWLRFTGRREGTLWYYATITQALANGWEHPLVDDLTASLETLHAACTRR, from the coding sequence ATGTCGGACTCGTCCGGCAGGTCGGACTCGTCCGGTCCGCGGCCTTACTCCCCCCGCATCGTCGAAGCCTTTGCGTTCTCGCACGGAATCCACGCCAATCACACACGCAAAGGATCGGGTGTTCCCTACATCACGCACGTGATGTCCGTCGCGGCCATCGTCGGCGAGCATGGTGGCGACGAGGACACCTTTATTGCCGCGCTGCTGCACGACGCGGTCGAGGACGGCGACGGGTACGCAACGCTGGAGAAGGTCCGCGCGCAATTTGGCGCGCGCGTCGCGGACATGGTCGAAGCATGTTCCGACGCGTTCGAGAAACCCAAGCCGAAATGGCGCGAACGCAAGGAACAATTCATCGAATCCATGCGCAGCGCCGCACCGGAAGTGAAACTCATCGTCGCCGCGGACAAACTGCACAATCTCTGCGCCACCATCGGCGACTACGAGGCGATCGGCGAGGAAGTCTGGCTGCGGTTTACCGGCCGGCGCGAAGGTACGCTCTGGTATTACGCCACGATCACGCAAGCGCTCGCGAATGGATGGGAACACCCGCTCGTCGACGACCTTACGGCGTCGCTGGAAACGCTACACGCCGCATGCACGAGGCGGTGA